Proteins from one Ictidomys tridecemlineatus isolate mIctTri1 chromosome 14, mIctTri1.hap1, whole genome shotgun sequence genomic window:
- the Slc39a14 gene encoding metal cation symporter ZIP14 isoform X1, producing the protein MKLLIPALPSCFLLTLLNIWRAAPEAHASSMDMQAVSATSFLENLMHRYGEGGSLTLQQLKKLLIHLNVGVDRNNATQPGQGHRNLSTCFSSGDLFAAHNFSEESRIGRSELQEFCPTILQQLDSGACTSENQENEENEQTEEGKPSAIEVWGFGFLSVSLINLASLLGALVLPCTEKAFFSRVLTYFIALSIGTLLSNALFQLIPEAFGFNPLEDYYVPKSAMVFGGFYLFFFTEKILKMLLKQKNEHHHGHNHFASETLPSKKDQEEGVTEKLQNGDLDHMIPQHCNSELDGKAPDVDGKVIVGSLSVQDLQASQSACYWLKGVRYSDIGTLAWMITLSDGLHNFIDGLAIGASFTVSAFQGISTSVAILCEEFPHELGDFVILLNAGMSIQQAMFFNFLSACCCYVGLAFGILAGSHFSANWIFALAGGMFLYIALADMFPEMNEVSLEDERKGSILIPFVIQNLGLLTGFTIMLLLTMYSGQIQIG; encoded by the exons ATGAAGCTGCTgatcccagccctccccagctgcTTCCTACTGACTCTGCTGAACATATGGAGAGCTGCTCCCGAGGCCCACGCCTCCTCCATGGACATGCAGGCCGTCAGCGCCACCTCTTTCCTGGAGAACCTCATGCATCGCTACGGTGAGGGTGGCAGCCTCACCCTACAGCAGCTGAAGAAGCTGCTCATCCACCTGAATGTGGGAGTAGACCGGAATAACGCCACACAGCCTGGCCAGGGACACAGGAACCTCTCCACG TGCTTTAGTTCTGGAGACCTCTTTGCTGCTCACAATTTCAGCGAGGAGTCTCGGATCGGGAGGAGTGAGCTCCAGGAGTTCTGCCCCACCATTCTCCAGCAGCTGGATTCTGGGGCCTGTACCTCTGAGAACCAAGAGAATGAAGAGAACGAGCAGACCGAGGAGGGGAAGCCCAGTGCCATCGAAG TGTGGGGCTTTGGTTTCCTCAGTGTCTCACTGATTAacctggcctctctcctgggaGCCCTCGTCCTGCCGTGCACGGAGAAAGCGTTTTTCAGCCGTGTGCTCACTTACTTCATCGCCCTGTCCATTGGAACGCTGCTCTCTAACGCGCTCTTCCAGCTCATTCCAGAG GCTTTTGGCTTCAATCCTCTGGAAGATTATTATGTCCCCAAGTCTGCCATGGTGTTTGGGGGcttctaccttttctttttcacagAGAAGATCTTAAAGATGCTTCTTAAGCAGAAAAATGAG CATCATCACGGACATAACCATTTTGCCTCGGAGACACTTCCTTCCAAGAAGGACCAGGAGGAGGGTGTGACAGAGAAGCTGCAGAATGGGGATCTGGACCACATGATTCCTCAGCACTGCAACAGCGAGCTCGATGGCAAGGCCCCGGACGTGGACGGGAAGGTCATCGTGGGCTCGCTCTCCGTGCAG GACCTCCAGGCTTCCCAAAGTGCCTGTTACTGGCTGAAGGGTGTCCGCTACTCCGACATCGGCACCCTGGCCTGGATGATCACCCTGAGTGACGGCCTGCACAACTTCATCGACGGCCTGGCCATAGGTGCCTCCTTCACTGTGTCTGCTTTCCAAGGCATCAGCACGTCGGTGGCCATCCTCTGTGAGGAGTTCCCACACGAGCTGG GAGACTTTGTCATCCTGCTCAATGCTGGGATGAGTATCCAGCAGGCTATGTTCTTCAACTTCCTTTCTGCCTGCTGCTGCTACGTGGGTCTGGCCTTTGGCATCCTGGCCGGCAGCCACTTCTCGGCCAACTGGATTTTTGCCCTGGCTGGAGGAATGTTCTTGTATATTGCTCTGGCTGACATG
- the Slc39a14 gene encoding metal cation symporter ZIP14 isoform X2 → MKLLIPALPSCFLLTLLNIWRAAPEAHASSMDMQAVSATSFLENLMHRYGEGGSLTLQQLKKLLIHLNVGVDRNNATQPGQGHRNLSTCFSSGDLFAAHNFSEESRIGRSELQEFCPTILQQLDSGACTSENQENEENEQTEEGKPSAIEVWGYGLLCVTVISLCSLMGASVVPFMKKTFYKRLLLYFIALAIGTLYSNALFQLIPEAFGFNPLEDYYVPKSAMVFGGFYLFFFTEKILKMLLKQKNEHHHGHNHFASETLPSKKDQEEGVTEKLQNGDLDHMIPQHCNSELDGKAPDVDGKVIVGSLSVQDLQASQSACYWLKGVRYSDIGTLAWMITLSDGLHNFIDGLAIGASFTVSAFQGISTSVAILCEEFPHELGDFVILLNAGMSIQQAMFFNFLSACCCYVGLAFGILAGSHFSANWIFALAGGMFLYIALADMFPEMNEVSLEDERKGSILIPFVIQNLGLLTGFTIMLLLTMYSGQIQIG, encoded by the exons ATGAAGCTGCTgatcccagccctccccagctgcTTCCTACTGACTCTGCTGAACATATGGAGAGCTGCTCCCGAGGCCCACGCCTCCTCCATGGACATGCAGGCCGTCAGCGCCACCTCTTTCCTGGAGAACCTCATGCATCGCTACGGTGAGGGTGGCAGCCTCACCCTACAGCAGCTGAAGAAGCTGCTCATCCACCTGAATGTGGGAGTAGACCGGAATAACGCCACACAGCCTGGCCAGGGACACAGGAACCTCTCCACG TGCTTTAGTTCTGGAGACCTCTTTGCTGCTCACAATTTCAGCGAGGAGTCTCGGATCGGGAGGAGTGAGCTCCAGGAGTTCTGCCCCACCATTCTCCAGCAGCTGGATTCTGGGGCCTGTACCTCTGAGAACCAAGAGAATGAAGAGAACGAGCAGACCGAGGAGGGGAAGCCCAGTGCCATCGAAG TGTGGGGATACGGTCTCCTCTGTGTCACCGTCATCTCCCTCTGCTCCCTCATGGGGGCCAGCGTGGTGCCCTTCATGAAGAAGACCTTTTACAAGCGGCTGCTGCTCTACTTCATAGCTCTGGCGATTGGAACCCTCTACTCCAACGCCCTCTTCCAGCTCATCCCTGAG GCTTTTGGCTTCAATCCTCTGGAAGATTATTATGTCCCCAAGTCTGCCATGGTGTTTGGGGGcttctaccttttctttttcacagAGAAGATCTTAAAGATGCTTCTTAAGCAGAAAAATGAG CATCATCACGGACATAACCATTTTGCCTCGGAGACACTTCCTTCCAAGAAGGACCAGGAGGAGGGTGTGACAGAGAAGCTGCAGAATGGGGATCTGGACCACATGATTCCTCAGCACTGCAACAGCGAGCTCGATGGCAAGGCCCCGGACGTGGACGGGAAGGTCATCGTGGGCTCGCTCTCCGTGCAG GACCTCCAGGCTTCCCAAAGTGCCTGTTACTGGCTGAAGGGTGTCCGCTACTCCGACATCGGCACCCTGGCCTGGATGATCACCCTGAGTGACGGCCTGCACAACTTCATCGACGGCCTGGCCATAGGTGCCTCCTTCACTGTGTCTGCTTTCCAAGGCATCAGCACGTCGGTGGCCATCCTCTGTGAGGAGTTCCCACACGAGCTGG GAGACTTTGTCATCCTGCTCAATGCTGGGATGAGTATCCAGCAGGCTATGTTCTTCAACTTCCTTTCTGCCTGCTGCTGCTACGTGGGTCTGGCCTTTGGCATCCTGGCCGGCAGCCACTTCTCGGCCAACTGGATTTTTGCCCTGGCTGGAGGAATGTTCTTGTATATTGCTCTGGCTGACATG